From Streptomyces sp. TLI_105, the proteins below share one genomic window:
- a CDS encoding ZIP family metal transporter, producing the protein MALLVGAALGSLVRVPPRLIALVMAFGSGVLMAAVSFELIAEAYERSGMAPVVAGAVGGAAVYSGANTLLARRGAQHRKRSGEQQPSEAEAPGSGNAIALGALLDGIPESVVIGTSLLGGGHPGVATVGAVFISNLPEGLASAAGMRSAGRSLRYVSTLWGSIAVISGVAALAGYALLGGTSETVMATITAVAGGAILAMIADTMIPEAYSRVHLLTGLVTVVGFLSAFALAQL; encoded by the coding sequence GTGGCGCTGCTGGTGGGGGCGGCGCTCGGCTCGCTGGTGCGGGTCCCGCCCCGGCTGATCGCGCTGGTCATGGCCTTCGGCAGCGGTGTGCTGATGGCCGCGGTGTCGTTCGAACTGATCGCTGAGGCGTACGAACGCTCCGGCATGGCGCCCGTGGTGGCCGGGGCGGTCGGCGGTGCGGCCGTGTACTCCGGGGCCAACACCCTGCTGGCGCGGCGTGGTGCCCAGCACCGTAAGCGCTCCGGCGAACAGCAGCCGTCAGAGGCCGAGGCTCCAGGGTCGGGCAACGCCATTGCGTTGGGGGCACTGCTGGACGGGATCCCGGAGTCCGTCGTCATCGGCACCAGTCTGCTGGGAGGGGGGCATCCGGGGGTGGCGACGGTGGGGGCGGTATTCATCAGCAACCTGCCCGAGGGCCTGGCAAGTGCCGCTGGCATGCGCAGCGCCGGGCGCAGCCTCAGGTACGTGTCCACGCTGTGGGGAAGCATCGCCGTCATCAGCGGCGTGGCCGCGCTGGCCGGGTACGCGCTGCTGGGCGGGACGTCCGAGACGGTCATGGCGACGATCACCGCGGTGGCGGGCGGGGCGATCCTGGCGATGATCGCCGACACGATGATCCCCGAGGCGTACAGCAGGGTGCACCTTTTGACGGGACTGGTCACCGTGGTCGGGTTCTTGTCGGCGTTCGCTCTGGCTCAGCTGTGA
- the mscL gene encoding large conductance mechanosensitive channel protein MscL, whose protein sequence is MKGFRSFILRGNVVDLAVGIVIGAAFTAVVNGFVGAFLTPLVGLATGATGNMSRKTFTVGATEFPYGAFINAAISFLLLASALYFLVVLPINKLHERLAPHHDVQAPKRDCPECLSPVPAQARRCASCTVPLPAMPAQAGETTQRAG, encoded by the coding sequence GTGAAGGGCTTCCGCAGCTTCATCCTGCGCGGCAACGTCGTCGACCTGGCCGTCGGCATCGTCATCGGAGCGGCGTTCACCGCCGTCGTCAACGGCTTCGTCGGTGCCTTCCTGACCCCGCTCGTGGGGCTGGCGACCGGCGCCACCGGCAATATGAGCCGCAAGACCTTCACCGTGGGCGCCACCGAATTCCCCTACGGGGCCTTCATCAACGCGGCGATCAGCTTCCTCCTCCTCGCCAGCGCCCTGTACTTCCTCGTCGTACTCCCGATCAACAAGCTGCACGAGCGCCTCGCTCCCCACCACGATGTCCAAGCCCCCAAACGAGACTGCCCCGAGTGCCTCAGCCCCGTCCCCGCCCAGGCCCGACGTTGCGCCTCCTGCACCGTCCCCCTGCCTGCGATGCCCGCCCAAGCCGGGGAGACCACTCAGCGCGCCGGGTGA
- a CDS encoding ATP-binding protein, whose product MDLVLLVVSELVGNAIRHTSAPWSLHLALRDDAIDILVTDTSPYAPQPRPPHTDGTGGWGYLLVSHLTTDLHIEPTPAGGKTTCARIPW is encoded by the coding sequence GTGGACCTGGTGCTGCTGGTCGTGAGCGAGCTGGTCGGCAACGCCATCCGCCATACCAGCGCCCCCTGGAGCCTTCACCTGGCGCTGCGCGACGACGCGATCGACATACTTGTCACCGACACAAGCCCCTACGCGCCGCAGCCCCGCCCACCCCACACGGACGGAACCGGTGGCTGGGGCTACCTGCTGGTCAGTCACCTCACAACCGACCTGCACATCGAACCGACACCCGCCGGCGGCAAGACAACC